One Aegilops tauschii subsp. strangulata cultivar AL8/78 chromosome 7, Aet v6.0, whole genome shotgun sequence genomic window carries:
- the LOC109784936 gene encoding putative F-box protein At1g47730, with protein sequence MAEAAGATPLLTGLPDEITISEILVRLPPKPLLRCRAVSPAWRRATSTRDFLLSHHARQSALPLLYSHNDVADGGQSLDVTLFDHRAGVAAADQFQRVARLKTAPLEGGIDGSFTPLFYPVASCDGLLLLSIDCDLCICNPATRQYAPLEQLDGFMTVGLYPHPPTGQYRLLLYHETDQRAIYVFSIGSNQPPRRIGRPDPLADHGLLFRGSLHWHTGNRIMVFDTTTESFRQIRSPVAHEEDYGRLFEMGDMLGIFLLNDEKTTVDIWVMQDYQGEVWAFKCRVELPVAEIRDQSQNSSHYEEVMVVNGDGELLVLVGFEDWLFQVDIDGKLIASFHARGLPSYNIVHKQTLVQHTFFPTLEGYVINDSPFI encoded by the coding sequence ATGGCGGAGGCCGCAGGAGCGACTCCTCTCCTCACTGGCCTCCCGGACGAGATCACCATCTCGGAGATCCTCGTCCGCCTGCCCCCCAAACCCCTCCTCCGCTGCCGCGCCGTCAGCCCCGCGTGGCGCCGCGCCACCTCCACCCGCGATTTCCTCCTGTCCCACCACGCCCGCCAGTCCGCCCTGCCCCTCCTCTACAGCCACAACGACGTCGCCGACGGCGGCCAGTCCCTAGACGTCACGCTCTTCGACCATCGTGCAGGAGTCGCCGCCGCCGACCAGTTCCAGCGCGTCGCGCGACTGAAGACGGCTCCCTTGGAAGGGGGGATCGACGGGAGTTTCACTCCCCTCTTCTACCCGGTGGCTTCCTgcgacggcctcctcctcctctccatcgACTGTGACCTCTGCATCTGCAACCCGGCAACTCGACAGTATGCTCCCCTCGAGCAGCTCGATGGCTTCATGACCGTGGGGTTGTACCCTCACCCCCCTACCGGTCAGTACCGACTGTTGCTGTACCATGAAACAGATCAACGTGCCATCTATGTTTTCTCCATTGGCTCCAACCAGCCGCCGAGGCGCATAGGGCGCCCTGATCCGTTGGCTGACCACGGACTTCTGTTCCGTGGTAGCCTCCATTGGCACACCGGCAACCGGATAATGGTATTCGACACCACCACTGAGTCGTTCCGGCAGATCCGTTCCCCGGTTGCCCACGAGGAGGACTATGGACGACTGTTTGAGATGGGTGACATGCTTGGCATCTTCTTACTTAATGATGAAAAGACAACCGTTGATATTTGGGTGATGCAGGACTACCAAGGCGAGGTCTGGGCTTTCAAGTGTCGGGTTGAATTGCCGGTTGCCGAGATCAGGGACCAGTCTCAAAATTCTAGCCATTATGAGGAAGTGATGGTTGTTAATGGCGACGGCGAGTTGCTCGTGTTGGTCGGTTTTGAGGACTGGCTGTTTCAGGTTGATATTGATGGCAAGTTGATTGCCAGTTTCCATGCCAGAGGCCTCCCTTCCTATAATATTGTGCACAAGCAAACTCTTGTTCAACATACCTTCTTTCCGACACTCGAGGGTTATGTTATCAACGATTCGCCTTTCATTTGA